Proteins encoded by one window of Geobacter sp. DSM 9736:
- the obgE gene encoding GTPase ObgE produces MKFIDEVKIHAKAGDGGAGCVSFRREKFIPLGGPNGGDGGKGGDVIFRVSSNLSTLMDLRHHPHQKAGRGKNGMGKDRHGAYGEDLVILVPQGTLVKDDETGDLLADLTEPDQEVALLKGGRGGQGNTRFATSTHKAPRFAQPGEPGEERWLRLELKLMADVGLLGLPSVGKSSFITKVSAARPKIADYPFTTLAPNLGVVAYKDYRSFVLADIPGIIEGAHAGAGLGHRFLRHVERTRLLLHMLDCSWMPERDPLKEYETINRELRLFSPELTEKRQIIVVNKVDLPQVRDALPQLVEWFTERRLKVFPVSAVTGEGIPALLDEIARHLWGRPEE; encoded by the coding sequence ATGAAGTTCATAGATGAAGTAAAAATACATGCAAAAGCGGGCGACGGCGGTGCCGGCTGCGTTTCCTTTCGCCGCGAGAAGTTCATTCCCCTCGGTGGCCCTAATGGCGGTGACGGCGGCAAGGGGGGGGATGTGATCTTCCGGGTGTCGTCGAACCTTTCGACGCTCATGGATCTGCGTCACCACCCGCACCAGAAGGCCGGGCGCGGCAAGAACGGCATGGGGAAGGACCGCCACGGCGCGTACGGTGAGGACCTCGTCATCCTCGTCCCCCAGGGGACCCTCGTGAAGGACGACGAGACGGGGGATCTCCTGGCGGACCTGACCGAGCCGGACCAGGAGGTGGCGCTCCTCAAGGGGGGGCGCGGCGGGCAGGGGAACACCCGCTTCGCCACCTCCACTCACAAGGCGCCCCGCTTCGCCCAGCCGGGAGAGCCGGGGGAGGAGCGCTGGCTGCGTCTGGAGCTGAAGCTGATGGCTGACGTGGGCCTTCTCGGCCTTCCGAGTGTCGGCAAATCTTCTTTCATCACAAAAGTCTCAGCGGCTCGCCCCAAAATAGCCGATTATCCCTTCACCACCCTTGCACCGAATCTTGGCGTAGTAGCTTATAAGGACTACCGCTCTTTCGTTCTTGCCGACATCCCCGGAATAATCGAAGGGGCTCATGCTGGTGCCGGACTCGGACACAGGTTCCTGCGTCACGTGGAGCGGACCAGGCTACTTCTCCATATGCTCGACTGCTCCTGGATGCCGGAACGGGACCCGCTGAAGGAATACGAGACCATAAACCGGGAGCTGAGGCTCTTCAGCCCCGAGCTTACCGAGAAGCGCCAGATCATAGTAGTCAACAAGGTAGACCTGCCGCAGGTGAGGGATGCCCTTCCGCAGCTCGTGGAATGGTTTACTGAGCGGCGTTTAAAGGTCTTTCCGGTATCTGCGGTGACGGGAGAGGGGATCCCGGCGCTTCTCGATGAAATAGCACGGCACCTGTGGGGACGGCCCGAGGAATAG
- the proB gene encoding glutamate 5-kinase has product MRSDVLKKVRRVIIKVGSRVLTRDDGCLDATVIARIADELSQLRAEGREVVLVSSGAVAAGRHALAGGDRPRTIPQKQAAAAIGQPRLMHAYEEAFSRFGASVGQVLLTREDLANRQRFLNARATLDTLLAEGVVPIINENDTVAVEEIKFGDNDNLSALVTTLAEGDLLIIMTDIDGFYDANPRTNPEAKLIPLVRSITREMELAAGGSGSAVGTGGMVTKLAAAKKVCRSGVPVIMLNGRKPGSLSRALADEETGTLFLPAGKSLNRRKHWIAFTLRPAGRILVDDGARKVLAAQGRSLLPSGIMRVEGKFDRGACVRVCGPDGTEFARGIADYSHEEIARVLGHRSSEIETILGYRYSDEIIHRDNLVVL; this is encoded by the coding sequence ATGCGCAGTGACGTGCTGAAAAAGGTACGGCGCGTCATCATCAAGGTAGGGAGCAGGGTCCTTACACGTGACGACGGATGCCTTGACGCCACGGTCATCGCGCGCATTGCCGACGAGCTGTCTCAGCTACGCGCCGAGGGGCGGGAAGTCGTACTGGTATCTTCTGGTGCGGTAGCAGCGGGGCGGCATGCTCTGGCCGGTGGCGACCGTCCCAGGACGATACCCCAGAAGCAGGCGGCGGCGGCGATAGGCCAGCCCCGTCTCATGCATGCATATGAGGAAGCTTTTTCCCGTTTTGGTGCGAGCGTCGGTCAGGTGCTCCTTACCCGGGAGGACCTGGCGAACCGCCAGCGTTTCCTCAACGCCCGGGCAACCCTGGATACGCTTCTTGCGGAAGGGGTCGTTCCGATCATAAACGAGAACGATACTGTTGCCGTAGAAGAGATCAAGTTCGGGGACAATGACAATCTCTCCGCCTTGGTGACGACGCTTGCCGAGGGGGATCTCCTCATCATAATGACCGATATCGATGGCTTCTATGATGCCAATCCGCGAACGAACCCGGAGGCGAAGCTGATTCCGCTGGTGCGGTCAATAACCAGGGAGATGGAGCTGGCTGCAGGGGGGAGCGGTTCCGCTGTCGGTACCGGTGGTATGGTTACGAAGCTGGCGGCGGCGAAGAAGGTATGCCGCTCGGGTGTCCCCGTGATCATGCTGAACGGGCGGAAGCCGGGGAGCCTCAGTCGCGCGCTCGCCGATGAAGAGACGGGCACTCTTTTTCTCCCTGCAGGAAAAAGCCTCAACAGGCGCAAGCACTGGATCGCCTTTACCCTCAGGCCTGCAGGCCGGATTCTGGTGGATGACGGTGCTCGGAAGGTTCTGGCAGCTCAGGGACGAAGCCTTCTTCCTTCCGGGATCATGCGGGTGGAGGGGAAGTTCGATCGGGGTGCCTGCGTAAGGGTGTGCGGTCCCGACGGCACTGAATTTGCCCGAGGCATTGCGGACTATTCCCATGAGGAAATAGCTCGGGTGCTGGGTCACCGGAGCAGCGAAATCGAAACGATACTCGGCTACCGGTATAGTGACGAGATTATTCACCGGGACAATCTGGTGGTCCTTTAG
- a CDS encoding glutamate-5-semialdehyde dehydrogenase — MSIAEQVRQLASQARQASFVIARLSSAVKNELLLNMASALVEGTQQLVEENAKDLEQGEAKGLSPAMLDRLMLNDTRIAAMAEGLREVAALPDPVGSVTGMWKRPNNLTVGKMRIPLGVIGIIYESRPNVTADAAALCLKAGNAVILRGGSESIHSNLAIGAILQREMEKMSIPTAALTVVPFTQREGVLELLKQDETIDLIIPRGGESLIRFVSENSKIPVIKHYKGVCHVFIDATADFAMAEKIIVNSKTQRPGVCNALETLLIHKDIAETFVPHIAGVLTALGVELRGDSCVRQFAPDAKAAKEEDWHAEYLDLILAVRVVDDLDEAVAHINRYGSLHTEAIVTADYANAQRFLREVNSSTVVVNASTRFADGNQLGLGAEIGISTTKLHSFGPMGVEDLTTQKFIVYGDGQVRS; from the coding sequence ATGAGCATTGCTGAACAAGTCCGACAACTAGCTTCCCAGGCGCGTCAGGCCTCCTTCGTGATTGCGAGACTTTCGTCCGCAGTCAAGAACGAGCTCCTCCTCAACATGGCTTCTGCCCTGGTGGAGGGGACGCAGCAGCTGGTCGAGGAGAATGCGAAGGACCTGGAGCAGGGTGAGGCAAAGGGTCTGTCCCCCGCGATGCTCGATCGCCTGATGCTGAACGATACCCGTATAGCCGCCATGGCGGAGGGGCTGCGGGAAGTGGCAGCGCTTCCTGACCCTGTGGGATCTGTGACGGGGATGTGGAAACGACCCAATAATCTGACAGTGGGCAAGATGCGGATTCCGTTGGGGGTGATAGGAATCATCTACGAGTCACGCCCGAATGTCACCGCCGACGCGGCGGCTCTTTGTCTCAAGGCAGGCAACGCCGTCATCCTCCGCGGCGGTTCGGAATCGATTCATTCAAATCTGGCCATCGGCGCCATTCTTCAGCGGGAGATGGAAAAGATGTCGATTCCAACGGCTGCCCTGACGGTGGTGCCCTTCACACAGCGGGAAGGGGTCCTGGAGCTGCTCAAGCAGGATGAAACCATCGACCTCATCATCCCGCGAGGGGGCGAAAGCCTGATCCGCTTCGTGTCGGAAAATTCGAAGATCCCCGTCATAAAGCACTACAAGGGAGTCTGTCACGTTTTCATCGATGCCACCGCCGATTTTGCGATGGCGGAGAAGATCATAGTGAATTCCAAGACGCAGCGCCCCGGGGTATGCAACGCGCTGGAGACGCTCCTTATTCACAAGGATATAGCGGAAACCTTCGTTCCTCACATCGCCGGTGTGCTTACTGCACTCGGGGTCGAACTGCGCGGGGACTCCTGCGTGCGGCAGTTTGCTCCCGATGCGAAAGCGGCAAAGGAAGAAGACTGGCACGCGGAGTATCTCGACCTGATACTTGCAGTGAGGGTGGTGGACGATCTCGACGAGGCGGTGGCCCATATCAACAGGTACGGCTCCCTCCATACGGAAGCTATCGTGACCGCCGATTATGCCAACGCACAACGCTTCCTCCGCGAGGTCAATTCAAGTACCGTCGTCGTCAACGCATCAACCAGGTTCGCCGACGGGAATCAGCTGGGGCTCGGCGCGGAGATAGGCATTTCAACTACCAAGCTGCATTCGTTCGGCCCCATGGGGGTTGAAGACCTCACGACGCAAAAATTCATCGTCTACGGCGACGGTCAGGTGAGGAGCTGA
- the nadD gene encoding nicotinate-nucleotide adenylyltransferase → MKIGIIGGTFNPVHNAHLRIAEEVRDWFGLDRVIFIPAAVPPHKPIYGDLPFIHRYEMVRLAIAANPHFTVSDMEQQRGGTSYSIDTLRALRRAYQNDSLYFVIGSDSFLEIGSWREYQGIFGCCNIIVVERPGAAVTDPHKALPVAVAGEFSYLEAERQLSHCSGNSVYFRTGAPLDISSSAIRELASRGRSIRYLVPDAVEHYIKEKRLYAHA, encoded by the coding sequence ATGAAGATCGGCATCATAGGCGGGACCTTCAATCCCGTCCATAATGCCCACCTGCGGATTGCCGAAGAGGTGCGGGACTGGTTCGGGCTCGACCGTGTTATCTTCATTCCGGCGGCGGTGCCTCCGCACAAGCCGATATACGGAGACCTCCCCTTCATTCACCGGTACGAGATGGTGCGGCTTGCCATAGCGGCGAATCCGCACTTTACGGTTTCCGACATGGAGCAGCAGCGGGGTGGAACTTCCTATTCCATCGACACGCTCCGCGCACTGCGCAGGGCATATCAGAACGATTCGCTCTACTTCGTAATCGGCAGCGACTCCTTCCTCGAGATCGGGTCCTGGCGGGAATATCAGGGGATTTTCGGCTGCTGCAACATTATCGTGGTGGAACGACCCGGTGCCGCTGTGACCGACCCGCACAAGGCGCTGCCGGTTGCCGTTGCGGGAGAATTCAGCTATTTGGAGGCCGAGCGGCAGCTTTCGCACTGCTCGGGCAATTCCGTTTATTTCAGGACGGGAGCGCCTCTGGATATCTCTTCGAGCGCTATCCGTGAACTTGCGAGTCGAGGCCGCTCCATCAGGTACCTCGTGCCGGATGCGGTAGAGCATTACATCAAGGAAAAGAGGTTATACGCGCATGCGTAG
- the rsfS gene encoding ribosome silencing factor, which produces MRSKETLSSRERALKCAIAALDKKAYDVKVLEIEPISSIADYLVLANGTSDKQVQAIAESVKQGLKKFGKALDIEGLQEGNWVIIDYGDVIVHVFLDERRRYYNLDELWENAAMLEIPEEYQWERAQG; this is translated from the coding sequence ATGCGTAGCAAAGAAACGTTATCATCCCGCGAGCGGGCGCTGAAGTGCGCCATCGCCGCTCTGGACAAGAAGGCGTACGATGTGAAAGTCCTGGAGATAGAACCGATTTCGAGCATAGCGGACTATCTGGTTCTCGCTAATGGTACCTCCGACAAGCAGGTCCAGGCAATTGCGGAATCGGTTAAGCAGGGCTTGAAGAAGTTCGGCAAGGCCTTGGATATAGAGGGGCTGCAGGAGGGTAACTGGGTCATCATCGACTATGGGGATGTCATCGTCCACGTCTTCCTTGACGAGCGGCGCCGTTACTACAACCTGGATGAACTGTGGGAGAACGCGGCCATGCTCGAAATCCCCGAGGAGTACCAGTGGGAG